The DNA sequence GAGTCGGTTACTTTGACTGATGATAAATTATCAAATATGCGAGAATTACTAATAGTAGAAATTAAAAGACTTGTGATGCAATATCAAACAAAGGCATCTTTCCTTTAAATAAATAATGCGTATGTAAGTTTTCGATAATGATTTTCGATTTTGTACAACTACGAAGTAAGGAGATTTATTAATTATGATACGACACCTAACAAGATTATTCCCATTCGCTGGTGCACATTCCTTCACTGGGTGCAAGCACCGCCTGCGAAGAAGGGCTCTGGGGGTCCAGTTCAGGAACGTGGGGAATAACAGAACGATAGTCAAAATGTTGCTCCGCACCATCTTGACTATCGGCCGAGCGGGCTACGCCCCCTTGATAGCCGACGTGCCGCTACGCACCACATCGACTATCAAGCGAGTTTGCAACACAAGTAATCCGCCAGCAAGCTGACAGATTACTTGCGTCGCAAACCCGCGCGGCCGTTATCTGACATCCTAGGTATTGGTATATTTAAGTTTAGAGGGGGAATTGATTTGAGACAGAAATTAATCTTAGAAAGAACAAATGAAATTCGGTGTGAGTTGAATAAGGTTTGGGATATAACAAAACAGTATTGGTACCCTTTATTTGAATGTACTAGAGAAGATTTAATTTCATTTGATTCAAATTACATAATGAAATCTAAAAAGTGAAGGTGAATGTAAGCTGGCGAGATATGCAGATGACTTTGTTTGCGCCTTTCGATATAAAAGAGATGCTGAAAGATTTATGAAAACTCTAGGGAAAAGGCTAGGAAAATTTGGGTTAACATTAGCAGAAGAAAAAACAAAAATGATTAGGTTTAGTAGATTTGAAAAAGAAAAGAATGATACCTTTGATTTTCTAGGATTTACATTCAGATGGGAAAAGTCAAGAAAAGGAAAAGACATAATTACCCATAAGACTAGTAAAAAAGGATTCAAAAGGACCATACAAAAGTTCAAAGAATGAATAAGGAAAAATAGACATTGTCGTTTGATGAAAATGTTTAAAGAACTAAATACAAAACTACGAGGTTACTATAATTATTATGGAGTAATAGGAAATAGCAAGAAAATAACTCAAGTATACAGGATAATAATAGAAACTCTATATAAGTGGTTAAATAGACGTAGTCAAAGAAAGAGTTTTATATGGGAAGCGTTTGGAAAAGTAATAAAAAGGTATAAACTCTTAAAACCCTATATAGCATCAAGATATCAACAAATGACAATAAAGATAAGTTGCTGAAATATGGAAGTAGATTTTATAACTGAGGAGCCCAGTGCGGGAAATCCGCACGCTGGGATCTGTGCGAGGGGCGTCGGGTAACCGATGGCTCTATCGTGACTACGACACAGGTAATGTCGGACTACTCTTCGTAGAGTATAGATGGTCTTTAGAAACTAGTCATACTAATGTAATAAGCTAGTGTCTATTCTGATCTTAAAGGAGGAGGGAAAACAAATGAAGGAAGATAAATTGATAAAGGTATTATATACTGTGTATTTATTACTAGCAATAGTATTAGGTTTTGCAATCCTTTTTCCAAATTCTCTTATTAAAGATTTAAGCATCATACTTGTAGGTATTTTTTTTATAATAACTAGTTCATTTGGGTTAATAACTAAATCATCTTTTATAGGAAGGGCAATCATATTCCCTCAAAAAAGCAATAATAAAACAGAACATTATTTTGTTTT is a window from the Natranaerovirga pectinivora genome containing:
- a CDS encoding group II intron maturase-specific domain-containing protein — its product is MRKNRHCRLMKMFKELNTKLRGYYNYYGVIGNSKKITQVYRIIIETLYKWLNRRSQRKSFIWEAFGKVIKRYKLLKPYIASRYQQMTIKISC
- a CDS encoding reverse transcriptase domain-containing protein, with translation MARYADDFVCAFRYKRDAERFMKTLGKRLGKFGLTLAEEKTKMIRFSRFEKEKNDTFDFLGFTFRWEKSRKGKDIITHKTSKKGFKRTIQKFKE